Proteins encoded within one genomic window of Streptomyces sp. NBC_01237:
- a CDS encoding DUF3040 domain-containing protein, translated as MPTYDERLRDIEERLRHDDPGFAASLSGGSPRSPREYRRGHAWLWLVVGLAALGAGIAVGHGLLIAAGLVVAGVAGQLFDPQRGRLHGRNVPPAR; from the coding sequence ATGCCCACGTACGACGAGCGGCTGCGTGACATCGAGGAGCGGCTGCGCCACGACGACCCGGGGTTCGCCGCCTCCCTGTCCGGCGGCAGCCCGCGTTCCCCGCGTGAGTACCGCAGGGGCCACGCCTGGCTCTGGCTCGTCGTCGGGCTCGCCGCCCTGGGCGCCGGCATCGCCGTGGGGCACGGACTCCTCATCGCCGCCGGGCTGGTGGTGGCGGGTGTGGCCGGTCAGCTCTTCGACCCGCAACGCGGTCGCCTCC
- a CDS encoding HAMP domain-containing sensor histidine kinase gives MSLFWRIFLLNAAVLVAAGALLLLGPITISTPVLLTEALILAGGITSMLGANAALLRLGLAPLQRVTRAMTTIDLLRPGPRPEVAGQGEIADLIETFNTMLDRLEAERATSSARALSAQEDERRRVAQELHDEVGQTLTAVLLELKRVADRAPEPLRDELRQVQEITRGGLDEVRRIARRLRPGVLEELGLVSALTALITETPKPDGLTVGRRMEKDLPQLGAEAELVVYRIAQECLTNTVRHARATRLELSLRRSPGGVELCIRDDGRGLGDGPEGAGLRGMRERALLIGAGLTLGSGPGGGTEVRLDVPVRNGSR, from the coding sequence TTGTCCCTGTTCTGGCGCATTTTCCTGCTCAACGCCGCGGTCCTGGTGGCGGCCGGGGCCCTGCTGCTGCTCGGCCCGATCACCATCTCCACCCCGGTACTGCTGACCGAGGCCCTGATCCTGGCAGGTGGCATCACCTCGATGCTCGGTGCCAACGCCGCTCTGCTCAGGCTCGGACTGGCTCCGCTCCAGCGGGTCACCCGGGCGATGACCACGATCGACCTGCTCCGTCCCGGCCCGCGCCCCGAGGTCGCCGGGCAGGGGGAGATCGCCGACCTGATCGAGACGTTCAACACGATGCTCGACCGTCTGGAGGCGGAGCGGGCCACCAGCAGCGCTCGCGCGCTGTCCGCGCAGGAGGACGAACGCCGCCGGGTGGCCCAGGAACTCCACGACGAGGTCGGGCAGACCCTCACGGCGGTGCTGCTCGAACTGAAGCGCGTCGCCGACCGGGCTCCCGAGCCGCTGCGCGACGAGTTGCGCCAGGTCCAGGAGATCACCCGTGGCGGCCTGGACGAGGTACGCCGGATCGCCCGCCGCCTGCGGCCCGGAGTGCTGGAGGAACTGGGCCTGGTCAGTGCTCTGACGGCGCTGATCACCGAGACCCCGAAGCCCGACGGGCTGACGGTCGGACGGCGGATGGAGAAGGACCTGCCCCAACTGGGCGCCGAGGCCGAACTCGTCGTCTACCGCATCGCCCAGGAGTGCCTCACCAACACGGTCCGCCATGCCCGCGCCACACGTCTGGAACTCTCCCTGCGCCGCAGCCCCGGCGGAGTGGAACTGTGCATCCGCGACGACGGCCGCGGTCTCGGGGACGGCCCCGAGGGCGCGGGCCTGCGCGGGATGCGCGAACGTGCCCTGCTCATCGGAGCCGGACTCACCCTCGGCAGCGGTCCGGGGGGCGGCACCGAAGTACGCCTCGATGTGCCCGTACGGAACGGAAGCCGGTGA
- a CDS encoding response regulator transcription factor — protein MSPHDPARRTRILLADDHALVRRGVRLILDNEPDLLVVAEAGDGAEAIEMARAEQPDLAILDIAMPRLTGLQAARELSRVQPGLRILMLTMYDNEQYFFEALKAGAAGYVLKSVADRDLVEACRAAMRDEPFLYPGAVTALIRNFLERAREGGDLPARAITEREEEILKLVAEGHSSKEIAGLLVISVKTVERHRANLLQKLGLRDRLELTRYAIRAGLIEP, from the coding sequence ATGTCCCCGCACGACCCGGCGCGCAGGACGCGCATCCTGCTCGCGGACGACCACGCCCTGGTCCGCCGGGGCGTCCGGCTCATTCTCGACAACGAGCCGGACCTCCTCGTCGTCGCCGAGGCGGGTGACGGCGCCGAGGCCATCGAGATGGCCCGCGCCGAACAGCCCGACCTGGCCATCCTCGACATCGCGATGCCGCGTCTGACCGGGCTTCAGGCGGCACGGGAGCTGTCCCGTGTCCAGCCGGGGCTGCGCATCCTCATGCTGACCATGTACGACAACGAGCAGTACTTCTTCGAAGCGCTCAAGGCGGGAGCGGCGGGCTATGTACTGAAGTCCGTCGCCGACCGGGACCTGGTGGAGGCCTGCCGTGCCGCGATGCGCGACGAACCGTTCCTCTACCCCGGTGCGGTCACCGCCCTGATCCGCAACTTCCTCGAACGGGCCAGGGAGGGCGGGGATCTCCCGGCCCGCGCCATCACCGAACGCGAGGAGGAGATCCTCAAGCTGGTGGCCGAGGGCCACTCTTCGAAGGAGATCGCCGGCCTGCTCGTCATCAGCGTCAAGACCGTCGAGCGGCACCGTGCGAATCTGCTCCAGAAACTGGGTCTGCGCGACCGTCTGGAACTCACCCGCTACGCGATCCGCGCCGGGCTGATCGAGCCGTAG
- a CDS encoding SUKH-4 family immunity protein, with the protein MTTEIIAGQPDDLIRLRPADGHPHPTVAQLLASTAGSGDPSGLDPYIRGLLVIGHLLIEGDEAEHIVLDGATGRVFSMYLFEESPDLTDVLPLAPSRDALTRFLAATDELARTYGQFARFADRSGPRAVAEASAGLLAVFEDEEWGGDWGSAGDSDEWEHSVPAFWRIAALVRPLALMARPGNGLHLDLPEGVLEEEFGEREVVRFDRSDLPDALVHLPTRRFLTETGLPSDGGMFSLGTEAPRLVSLAACRDEHQDGADLYGYPPSMAEIAGRLFYLGWLVEDTAVFVDGATGTVHAWSVAQATLLPLNADVSTLAFTVWILHREHALDEEHGLTADMYQPLADTMARVLAAVDPVACRSTGEEGDWRYWPEVFHDEPGGVL; encoded by the coding sequence ATGACGACCGAGATCATCGCAGGGCAGCCGGACGACCTGATCCGGCTGCGGCCCGCCGACGGGCACCCGCACCCGACCGTCGCGCAACTGCTCGCCTCGACGGCCGGATCGGGCGACCCGTCCGGGCTCGACCCGTACATCCGGGGTCTGCTGGTCATCGGGCATCTGCTCATCGAGGGTGACGAGGCCGAGCACATCGTGCTGGACGGAGCGACGGGGCGCGTCTTCAGCATGTATCTCTTCGAGGAGAGCCCCGATCTCACCGATGTTCTGCCGCTGGCCCCCTCGCGCGACGCCCTCACCCGCTTCCTGGCCGCGACGGACGAACTGGCCCGGACCTACGGGCAGTTCGCCCGGTTCGCCGACCGTTCGGGTCCCCGTGCGGTGGCCGAGGCGTCCGCCGGGCTGCTCGCGGTCTTCGAGGACGAGGAGTGGGGCGGTGACTGGGGCAGCGCGGGGGACAGCGACGAGTGGGAGCACTCCGTCCCGGCGTTCTGGCGCATCGCCGCTCTCGTACGGCCGCTCGCGCTGATGGCACGGCCGGGCAACGGCCTGCACCTGGATCTGCCCGAGGGGGTACTGGAGGAGGAGTTCGGGGAGCGGGAGGTCGTGCGCTTCGACCGCTCCGATCTGCCCGACGCTCTGGTGCACCTGCCGACGCGGCGCTTCCTCACGGAGACCGGGCTCCCGTCCGACGGTGGCATGTTCAGCCTCGGGACGGAGGCCCCCCGGCTGGTCTCCCTCGCCGCGTGCCGGGACGAGCACCAGGACGGGGCGGATCTCTACGGCTATCCCCCGTCCATGGCGGAGATCGCCGGCCGGCTGTTCTACCTGGGATGGCTCGTCGAGGACACGGCGGTGTTCGTCGACGGGGCTACGGGCACCGTGCACGCGTGGTCGGTCGCCCAGGCGACGCTGTTACCGCTCAACGCCGATGTCTCCACGCTCGCCTTCACCGTGTGGATCCTGCACCGCGAACACGCCCTGGACGAGGAGCACGGGCTGACGGCGGACATGTACCAGCCGCTCGCCGACACCATGGCCCGGGTGCTGGCGGCGGTGGACCCGGTTGCCTGCCGCTCGACGGGCGAGGAGGGCGACTGGCGCTACTGGCCCGAGGTCTTCCACGACGAGCCGGGCGGGGTGCTGTGA
- a CDS encoding DUF2510 domain-containing protein yields the protein MTQTSPPGWHPDPGYSGIGPAQERWWDGTQWTDHLRVPPAAVRRRRTRIAVGVTVGVVVLAAIGGGVYLIQEDNGRQPETAASSPSSAPSGTPGRPGAPDGNGAPDGNGENGGGGESRAPDGRLPPAEDGYATDLASGISLPVPKGWTGRSGTVGAGLTTGDYACPGASGEKCVRGGVFSAPAVALKNDAKTAEAAAKKDIAVNAEESYGEKIYEGITSHEQLKSEPVTVAGQKGYLVRWKVVTKKGDDGYVESLAFPSPTTKDMLVVVRSGFDVSAEAPKLSVLDDITRGIKAASGTGGGTGQST from the coding sequence GTGACCCAGACGAGCCCGCCCGGCTGGCATCCAGACCCCGGGTATTCAGGAATCGGCCCCGCCCAGGAACGCTGGTGGGACGGAACCCAGTGGACCGACCACCTCCGCGTGCCGCCCGCGGCGGTCCGGCGGCGCCGGACGCGTATCGCCGTCGGCGTGACCGTCGGAGTGGTGGTGCTCGCCGCCATCGGGGGCGGCGTGTATCTGATCCAGGAGGACAACGGCAGACAGCCGGAGACCGCGGCGAGCTCCCCGTCGTCCGCGCCGTCCGGCACCCCGGGCCGGCCCGGTGCCCCGGACGGGAACGGTGCCCCGGACGGGAACGGCGAGAACGGCGGCGGGGGCGAGAGCCGGGCGCCCGACGGCCGGCTGCCGCCGGCCGAGGACGGCTACGCCACGGATCTGGCCAGTGGCATCAGTCTCCCGGTGCCCAAGGGCTGGACCGGCCGGTCCGGGACCGTCGGTGCCGGGCTGACCACCGGCGACTACGCCTGTCCCGGCGCCTCGGGCGAGAAGTGCGTGCGCGGTGGTGTGTTCTCGGCTCCTGCCGTCGCGCTGAAGAACGACGCGAAGACGGCGGAGGCCGCGGCCAAGAAGGACATCGCGGTCAACGCCGAGGAGTCGTACGGCGAGAAGATCTACGAAGGCATCACCTCGCACGAGCAGCTCAAGTCCGAGCCGGTCACGGTAGCCGGTCAGAAGGGCTACCTGGTGCGCTGGAAGGTCGTGACGAAGAAGGGTGACGACGGGTACGTCGAGTCGCTCGCCTTCCCCTCCCCCACCACGAAGGACATGCTGGTCGTCGTCCGGTCCGGCTTCGACGTCAGCGCCGAGGCGCCGAAGCTCTCCGTCCTGGACGACATCACCCGGGGCATCAAGGCCGCCTCCGGCACCGGGGGCGGCACCGGCCAGAGCACGTAG
- a CDS encoding phosphocholine-specific phospholipase C codes for MSDINRRRFLQLAGATAGFAALSSSIDRAAAIPAHRASGTIQDIEHIVVLMQENRSFDHYFGALKGVRGFGDPRPVTLPGGKPVWHQADGAQKETLPFHPTADDLGMQFLQGLNHDWAGGHQAYNNGRYDRWIPAKTPTTMAYLTREDIPFHYALADRFTVCDAYHCSFIGATDPNRYYMWTGYTGNDGTGGGPVLGNEEKGYGWTTYPERLEEAGISWKIYQDTGDGLDAAGHWGWINDAYRGNYGDNSLLYFDKYRNARPGDPLYDKARTGTNVKGGDGYFDELAADVKAGTLPKISWVAAPEAFSEHANFPSNYGAWYIAQMLDALTSNPEVWSRTALFITYDENDGFFDHVVPPYPPASAAQGLSTVDVAPDLYKGGISYAAGAYGLGPRVPMLVVSPWSTGGYVCSEVFDHTSILRFMERRFGVREPNISPWRRAICGDLTSAFDFGTTDTAPVTLPDTSGYEPPDHDRHPDYRPTPPGVGSLPKQEAGARPARPLPYAPYVDAEVRAGDGRIALTFSPGTKAGAQFYVTSANRTDAPWTYTAEAGRTISDTWNSAYSKGTHDLTVHGPNGFLRTFRCPAKTAGPEVTARHNAATGNLDLTLTNPGTTEARLTVANAYGGQPRTLAVGPGATVRHTVDLSASRRWYDVSVVIGTGTAFLRRFAGHVETGAAGVSDPATATV; via the coding sequence ATGTCTGACATCAATCGGCGCCGTTTCCTCCAACTGGCTGGAGCGACAGCGGGTTTCGCCGCCCTGTCGAGCAGCATCGACCGTGCCGCCGCCATCCCCGCACACCGCGCCTCCGGCACCATCCAGGACATCGAGCACATCGTCGTGCTGATGCAGGAGAACCGTTCCTTCGACCACTACTTCGGCGCGCTGAAGGGAGTACGCGGATTCGGGGACCCGCGCCCCGTGACGCTGCCCGGCGGGAAGCCGGTCTGGCACCAGGCGGACGGCGCGCAGAAGGAGACCCTGCCGTTCCACCCGACGGCCGACGACCTCGGGATGCAGTTCCTCCAGGGCCTCAACCACGACTGGGCGGGCGGCCACCAGGCGTACAACAACGGCCGCTACGACCGGTGGATACCCGCCAAGACGCCGACGACGATGGCCTACCTCACCCGTGAGGACATTCCCTTCCACTACGCGCTCGCCGACAGGTTCACCGTCTGCGACGCGTACCACTGCTCGTTCATCGGGGCCACCGACCCGAACCGCTACTACATGTGGACGGGGTACACGGGCAACGACGGCACCGGCGGCGGTCCCGTCCTCGGCAACGAGGAAAAGGGCTACGGCTGGACCACCTACCCCGAACGCCTGGAGGAGGCCGGGATCTCCTGGAAGATCTACCAGGACACCGGGGACGGCCTGGACGCCGCCGGGCACTGGGGCTGGATCAACGACGCCTACCGGGGCAACTACGGCGACAACTCCCTGCTGTACTTCGACAAGTACCGCAACGCCCGGCCCGGAGACCCGCTGTACGACAAGGCGCGGACCGGGACGAACGTCAAGGGCGGCGACGGCTACTTCGACGAACTCGCCGCGGACGTGAAGGCCGGGACGCTCCCGAAGATCTCCTGGGTCGCCGCTCCAGAAGCCTTTAGCGAGCACGCCAACTTCCCCTCGAACTACGGCGCCTGGTACATCGCACAGATGCTGGACGCGCTGACGTCGAACCCCGAGGTGTGGAGCCGGACCGCGCTGTTCATCACCTACGACGAGAACGACGGCTTCTTCGACCACGTCGTGCCGCCCTACCCGCCGGCCTCCGCGGCGCAGGGCCTGTCCACCGTCGATGTCGCCCCGGACCTCTACAAGGGCGGCATCTCCTACGCCGCGGGCGCCTACGGTCTGGGCCCGCGGGTCCCCATGCTCGTCGTCTCGCCCTGGAGCACCGGCGGTTACGTCTGCTCCGAGGTCTTCGACCACACCTCGATCCTCCGGTTCATGGAGCGGCGCTTCGGAGTGCGTGAGCCGAACATCTCACCGTGGCGGCGCGCGATCTGCGGCGACCTCACCTCGGCCTTCGACTTCGGCACCACGGACACCGCGCCCGTCACCCTGCCCGACACGTCCGGCTACGAGCCGCCGGACCACGACCGGCACCCCGACTACCGGCCCACGCCGCCCGGTGTCGGTTCCCTGCCCAAGCAGGAAGCGGGCGCACGCCCCGCCCGGCCGCTGCCGTACGCGCCGTACGTCGACGCCGAGGTCAGGGCCGGCGACGGCCGCATCGCCCTCACCTTCAGTCCGGGTACGAAGGCGGGGGCGCAGTTCTACGTCACCTCGGCGAACCGCACCGACGCGCCGTGGACGTACACGGCCGAGGCGGGCAGGACGATCTCCGACACCTGGAACTCGGCCTACTCCAAGGGCACGCACGACCTCACGGTGCACGGCCCGAACGGATTCCTGCGCACCTTCAGGTGTCCCGCGAAGACCGCGGGCCCCGAGGTGACGGCCCGCCACAACGCCGCGACCGGCAACCTGGACCTGACGCTCACCAACCCCGGTACCACGGAGGCCCGGCTGACGGTCGCCAACGCCTACGGCGGACAGCCGCGGACGCTCGCGGTGGGACCGGGGGCCACGGTGCGTCACACGGTCGACCTGAGCGCCTCCCGGCGCTGGTACGACGTGTCCGTCGTCATCGGCACGGGCACCGCCTTCCTGCGCCGCTTCGCCGGGCATGTGGAGACCGGAGCCGCGGGCGTCAGCGACCCGGCCACCGCCACCGTCTGA
- a CDS encoding sacsin N-terminal ATP-binding-like domain-containing protein, with product MGTSMVVRGTAEEVRAAQWAERLFRKKVPAGRAVPEPRGPGAVCAAVETFARLAAEAGVMQDSVTGARRGAKRMSTDRLQGLSEVVQNAEDLGASEVRLLVRERTLLIAHNGRPVRLTDVIPLSMPWVTSKAQDAEATGRFGIGLMTLFTFSPSIEVHSGHYRLRIAESGVGLAPARTFPPHVGGEGWTVFRVPLTDARLTAADVDAWLSAWGNEALLFLRRVADVVHLDVRGRVRQRLALHRRDGGAFTADIAGEAVRVEVSEVRDPDGLRWQVCATAVTTPPDVEPESKAAGDTTPLAVALPLGKARTGTGHVHVRLPVTPLGLPLRVHAPFDPAPSRQDLRETEWNDALVRGVADLWAAALVERFRHGPAASWRMLPLPQEVKVHDGVVGRLESTVLRRSREQVSVRLRIDVPGHGPLKLADLAVEAPELGRVLTEADIEQVAQCPALPHAARDPEARYRDILGDWADHGGAEPVDVGVREAMALLGDPERPLDAVIELAAVGAATGGLTYRLCDFAWVEDDAGTRRPPPGPSDLRMFADRRGGLAESLGFAHALHPAFLAGTPAATRVREWLRAQNALLTDGDQVTVIRRLATYGRRGGGAALPLTDEQLRLLKDAFVQVPERDRPLLGGDIGRIITLGARHHDAEGKRHDVQATPAGAYLPPGIDSADRDESFAHAAGTTPGLAWLRPRYHDVLRSGGSGMSPLNFLRLLGARTAPGVRAHRHRRERLQRQGVHTLAPGSPKSRTRRMSHLGATYTLDDHESPNLDAVVRSIAAEPDGPARRKRAVALLHVLGRAWNSSFSDHESVEAAHDYYVWDVKARIPGFWLWTLRETPWLDSESGTATAPSALRRRTEATAAVYGTDADGLLHRDIQAAAGRRGEVLRALAVGGEPTAADILERLRRQRRSQRAGGDHDHAAALLLYRALAVRTGPPRGPSATGAAGGPAADVSRADIARAFAESDGLVLTESGWRTPGACLRGKPLFGELRDFAPAFDGGDALWEAVGVPRPGADDAIAVIRRLVPAKPGGRRTEPDAAAQAVLLQSLQFLQELAAGEPEKLRGKRLGRLPLWTSHGWTGRRPVYAVEEAGLAAALTAAQAPPVWCPGAELEQFRDLLPHLGITVVGGDAIVPYAPGPPDPDAHATARLSSAVAHLREDLQRSDPATARELQGSWDELTGLVVHIEPALACTVVLPGQPDPPGPLRVPVQTAIDWDRGTLYARDDRILARSGGVGRALAARFRARRREVAHAWSAAWERADSGPIATEIVRAEDRIEERRAAADAEHAQRLAEFHQETNARHASAGRARTAKPKPPAVKQPGAPSGVSSAAVPPRRLVDPGLLRPVLDRAVITGRSGRAAAGATGSGPARPTLSGPRAEPAVPQQRSTLKAFSALDQEAVALDLVRLALARDDEDLRDLRAQRGLGADAADELSRFYEVKSFLRREPDSLSVTPHEYERAATEKDFFLVVVSGLEDGAGERATVRIILDPLRELAAHPSANVTLTGVRGCRSFSIPFERAD from the coding sequence GTGGGGACGAGCATGGTGGTGCGGGGGACGGCGGAGGAAGTGCGGGCCGCCCAGTGGGCCGAGCGGCTGTTCCGGAAGAAGGTACCGGCGGGGCGGGCGGTGCCCGAGCCGCGGGGGCCCGGGGCCGTCTGCGCGGCCGTCGAGACGTTCGCGCGACTCGCCGCCGAAGCCGGAGTCATGCAGGACTCGGTGACCGGCGCCCGGCGGGGTGCCAAGAGGATGTCGACCGACCGCCTCCAGGGGCTGTCGGAGGTCGTACAGAACGCGGAGGACCTCGGTGCCTCCGAAGTCCGGCTCCTGGTACGGGAACGGACGCTCCTGATCGCCCACAACGGCAGGCCGGTCCGGCTCACCGACGTCATCCCGCTCTCGATGCCCTGGGTGACCAGCAAGGCGCAGGACGCCGAAGCGACCGGGCGGTTCGGGATCGGCCTGATGACGCTGTTCACCTTCTCGCCGTCGATCGAGGTGCACAGCGGCCACTACCGGCTGCGGATCGCCGAGTCGGGTGTGGGACTGGCACCGGCGCGTACCTTCCCGCCCCACGTCGGGGGCGAGGGATGGACCGTGTTCCGTGTTCCGCTCACCGACGCGCGTCTGACGGCCGCCGATGTGGACGCCTGGCTGAGCGCCTGGGGAAACGAGGCGCTGCTCTTCCTCCGCCGGGTCGCCGACGTGGTCCATCTCGACGTCAGGGGCCGGGTACGGCAGCGTCTCGCCCTTCACCGGCGGGACGGCGGCGCCTTCACCGCCGACATCGCCGGCGAGGCGGTGCGCGTGGAGGTCTCGGAGGTCCGCGATCCGGACGGGCTCCGCTGGCAGGTCTGCGCCACGGCCGTGACGACCCCGCCGGACGTCGAGCCCGAGTCGAAGGCCGCCGGGGACACGACGCCCCTCGCGGTCGCCCTGCCGCTGGGCAAGGCCCGTACCGGCACCGGACACGTCCATGTCCGGCTCCCCGTCACCCCGTTGGGGCTGCCCCTTCGTGTGCACGCCCCGTTCGATCCCGCCCCCAGCCGGCAGGACCTGCGCGAGACCGAGTGGAACGACGCGCTCGTGCGGGGCGTGGCCGACCTCTGGGCGGCCGCCCTCGTGGAACGGTTCCGCCACGGCCCGGCCGCGTCCTGGCGCATGCTGCCGCTGCCGCAGGAGGTGAAGGTCCACGACGGTGTCGTCGGCCGGCTGGAGAGCACCGTTCTCCGGCGCTCGCGCGAGCAGGTCTCCGTACGGCTGCGCATCGACGTCCCCGGCCACGGGCCGCTGAAACTGGCTGACCTGGCCGTGGAGGCCCCCGAACTCGGCCGCGTGCTGACCGAGGCCGACATCGAGCAGGTGGCACAGTGCCCGGCCCTGCCGCACGCGGCGCGGGACCCGGAGGCGCGGTACCGGGACATCCTGGGCGACTGGGCGGACCACGGCGGCGCCGAGCCCGTGGACGTCGGGGTACGGGAGGCGATGGCGCTGCTCGGCGACCCGGAGCGGCCGTTGGACGCGGTCATCGAACTGGCCGCCGTCGGTGCCGCCACCGGTGGACTGACCTACCGGCTGTGCGACTTCGCGTGGGTGGAGGACGACGCCGGGACCCGACGCCCGCCACCGGGACCGTCGGACCTGCGCATGTTCGCCGACCGGCGCGGCGGTCTGGCCGAGAGCCTCGGATTCGCCCACGCCCTGCACCCCGCCTTCCTCGCCGGCACGCCGGCCGCGACCCGGGTGCGTGAGTGGCTGCGCGCCCAGAACGCGCTGCTGACCGACGGCGACCAGGTCACCGTGATCCGACGCCTGGCGACCTACGGACGACGGGGCGGCGGCGCGGCTCTCCCCCTCACCGACGAGCAACTGCGCCTCCTCAAGGACGCCTTCGTCCAGGTACCGGAGCGCGACCGCCCCCTGCTCGGCGGCGACATCGGCCGGATCATCACGCTCGGGGCCCGGCACCACGATGCCGAAGGCAAGCGGCACGACGTACAGGCGACCCCGGCCGGGGCATACCTCCCGCCGGGCATCGACAGCGCCGACCGCGACGAGAGCTTCGCCCACGCGGCGGGCACCACACCGGGCCTGGCCTGGCTCCGGCCGCGCTACCACGACGTACTGCGGTCCGGTGGCTCCGGCATGAGTCCGCTGAACTTCCTCAGGCTGCTCGGAGCCCGGACGGCGCCCGGTGTCCGGGCTCACCGGCACCGGAGGGAACGGCTCCAGCGCCAGGGGGTGCACACCCTCGCGCCGGGTTCGCCCAAGAGCCGTACGCGTCGGATGAGCCATCTCGGCGCCACGTACACACTCGACGACCACGAGAGCCCCAACCTCGACGCCGTGGTGCGCTCCATCGCCGCGGAGCCGGACGGACCGGCGCGCAGAAAGCGGGCGGTCGCGCTGCTCCACGTCCTCGGCAGGGCCTGGAACAGCAGCTTCTCCGACCACGAATCGGTCGAGGCCGCGCACGACTACTACGTCTGGGACGTGAAGGCCCGGATTCCGGGCTTCTGGCTGTGGACACTGCGGGAAACCCCCTGGCTGGACAGCGAGAGCGGGACCGCCACGGCGCCCTCGGCCCTGCGCAGACGTACCGAGGCGACGGCGGCGGTCTACGGCACCGACGCGGACGGGCTCCTGCACCGGGACATCCAGGCGGCCGCCGGACGCCGCGGGGAGGTCCTGCGGGCCCTTGCCGTCGGGGGCGAACCGACCGCGGCCGACATCCTTGAGCGGTTGCGCCGGCAGCGCAGGTCGCAACGGGCGGGCGGGGACCACGACCATGCCGCGGCGCTGCTCCTGTACCGGGCCCTGGCGGTGCGGACGGGCCCGCCACGTGGCCCGTCCGCCACCGGAGCGGCGGGCGGACCGGCCGCCGACGTATCGCGTGCCGACATCGCACGGGCCTTCGCCGAGAGCGACGGACTGGTCCTGACCGAGTCGGGCTGGCGCACCCCCGGCGCCTGTCTGCGGGGCAAGCCGTTGTTCGGCGAACTGCGCGACTTCGCGCCCGCCTTCGACGGCGGAGACGCCCTGTGGGAGGCGGTGGGGGTGCCCCGGCCCGGTGCCGATGACGCGATCGCCGTCATCCGGCGGCTCGTACCCGCGAAACCGGGCGGGCGGCGGACGGAGCCGGACGCGGCGGCCCAGGCCGTGCTGCTGCAGAGCCTGCAGTTCCTCCAGGAGCTGGCGGCCGGGGAGCCCGAGAAGCTGCGAGGGAAGCGGCTCGGCCGCCTGCCGCTCTGGACGAGCCACGGGTGGACCGGCCGCCGTCCCGTGTACGCCGTGGAGGAGGCCGGGCTCGCCGCCGCGCTGACGGCCGCGCAGGCACCGCCCGTATGGTGCCCCGGCGCGGAACTCGAACAGTTCCGGGACCTCCTGCCACATCTGGGCATCACCGTCGTCGGCGGCGACGCGATCGTGCCGTACGCCCCCGGACCGCCCGACCCCGACGCTCACGCGACGGCCCGGCTCTCGTCGGCCGTCGCGCACCTCCGCGAGGACCTCCAGCGCAGCGATCCCGCCACGGCCCGGGAACTCCAGGGATCCTGGGACGAACTGACCGGCCTGGTCGTCCACATCGAGCCCGCACTCGCGTGCACGGTGGTACTGCCGGGGCAGCCCGACCCGCCCGGTCCGCTCCGCGTTCCGGTCCAGACCGCGATCGACTGGGACCGGGGGACTCTCTACGCCCGCGACGACCGGATCCTGGCCCGGTCCGGCGGCGTGGGCCGGGCGCTCGCGGCCCGGTTCCGCGCCAGGCGGCGAGAGGTCGCCCACGCGTGGAGCGCGGCATGGGAGCGTGCCGACTCCGGACCGATCGCCACGGAGATCGTCAGGGCGGAGGACCGTATCGAGGAGCGCCGGGCGGCCGCGGACGCCGAACACGCGCAGCGGCTGGCCGAGTTCCACCAGGAGACGAACGCACGGCACGCCTCGGCCGGCAGAGCCCGTACCGCGAAGCCGAAGCCGCCGGCCGTGAAGCAGCCCGGAGCACCGTCGGGGGTCTCCTCAGCGGCCGTCCCACCGCGTCGCCTCGTCGACCCCGGGCTGCTGCGCCCCGTACTGGACCGGGCGGTGATCACCGGCCGGAGCGGCCGGGCCGCCGCCGGGGCCACCGGGAGCGGCCCGGCCCGGCCCACCCTGTCCGGGCCACGGGCGGAACCGGCTGTTCCGCAGCAACGGAGCACGCTGAAGGCGTTCAGCGCGCTGGACCAGGAGGCCGTCGCCCTGGACCTGGTGCGCCTGGCTCTGGCGCGGGACGACGAGGACTTGCGGGACCTGCGGGCGCAGCGGGGTCTGGGCGCCGACGCGGCCGACGAGCTGAGCCGCTTCTACGAGGTGAAGTCCTTCCTGCGCAGGGAGCCGGACTCCCTCTCGGTGACGCCCCACGAGTACGAACGGGCCGCCACCGAGAAGGACTTCTTCCTCGTGGTGGTGTCGGGCCTGGAGGACGGGGCGGGCGAGCGTGCCACCGTACGGATCATCCTCGATCCGTTGCGCGAGCTTGCCGCCCACCCCAGCGCGAATGTGACGCTCACCGGCGTGCGGGGGTGCCGGAGCTTCTCCATCCCCTTCGAGCGGGCGGACTGA